The Pyrococcus kukulkanii genome contains a region encoding:
- a CDS encoding S8 family serine peptidase: MRAKMLVYAIIILLVLSAIPIVPTTAETTSLNTLVTFGVKKLNVNTKEPEPWVPPLDKIEPELLKELKNASTGLNFVLAKVVSTDEISKELKKIGLDVLGKSKIAGAYVYIVKLPRKENTEKKLLKAASLKQVMFIARTNPVKPIGTYSEPSEESLKKIQVPKSKYSYRVDQWKEEVTNREIKGMRVVLSSEIVPDKLKPKSASELKIQVPEITMPEPNDVFAVSHHKATKVWDLGITGEGINVAVIDSGVDFGNPDLQDAYAVDINPNSPYYGWPIAYDGNSMLAYLLFNLTFPEYLFSWYTNVSVRLTPVPFYGSVGIGYKGNYTVVFTTMSMANIVSAKDRAEIMVEIFSWIGNVSKVLLVDDDGGDVFEVFYEEALKELDMNYTIIHCNETKVELSNLTGYDVVLWFTGGAYDTISEDDVKLWEEYLNNGGKLWLSSVDYLYQQGFNNFTLNYLHVVNAIEDLPAPSIVVTYEGTKYWVSEVGNGAFVSPTDVYVDYIVPDGNATILLTGYLALAHDLARNVTYIDIKLPLTENLTVPTKSGVVRLGLHPDLALWFDWAGGYVLLTDPNESEKYDTIYVDLLPSTVIDFNKDTGHTKDNPVIQLDFWDAFKGWFGSDGYADLSGGLLYFIADGKTPIPYSNITAARWGFPLRIPESGELVAFMIGTVYTAGGDHGTLCAAAVAARGRTYYGDEYLANTYGTAIGAKIIAEGSLYQGGIWEDYLFFAVEGYDGVPGTGDEALVVSNSYGNSYVINKGYRYADRFLYYLTHYYTPWVTFLFAAGNGGPGYGTVTSSGASPGVITVGAAVEFGYRNLYGYDEGPLGFSKANYGDVAPFSNRGPNALGQVDPDVLAVGMFAAGSLPVNSIGNGVFASDLWSGTSLATPMAAGITALVYQAFYEAHRRWPTFEEVRTILMNTADDVSHDVFSQGAGFLNAYRAVKLALDEDGLFVYPPMWQAGETQYPAFANVMYPGETAEKTFMITNVNKTSDKNVTISAEVFEKIGEYVFEVNSSMLGEMIRIDQYMPNDTELLKVTVYTPYEYFISGPGFLYAELFAWTDVNGNGTVEVPDEVNRLQADVRAGTSLALTLGDPWSKFTDGLLFRLRFGGEVNYVKLEFYKRVPWFWVEVPSNVVVPANGTTTITATLTVPENASLGIYEGAIYLDYNGTRTTIPVSVVVASKEPKFTFGGKTNATGLYDNSNIYGYFDWWWRYETGDWRLFYFNVSDNISTEDKYIVVDLNWTGTYPTDINLHVIGPEVDDWSLIAPSVFGPYTLVEYARSDDGYIDAGQFVFKTTSGEMREVISSKISNGLHAIWLHNVLFDGNSSYRTFSGRVSIVKVWPKDITEITNNLTGKFNVDFEREYDFGTLTTLTYGLIVPTRYIHQLAPLRGESKYYIVNVTNSGQLDVVLTSIYDDLAGLDLDLYVYYYVNGQMTLMGSSGSPTADERVTINFPYPGTYIIEVYSYDNPAPGETYYDLYIYNYEAKNNLWANTTEYEENKYNITLSYDLRAEENRDYLEATITGFLGKLFIGSPASPTLIQVPIKIIPSNETLTDIYVYAMNISPELIEVGGTANISFIIINMGQRPGYTTKVSLLDGKGNVLAQSVIPVFEPGAVYEAYFVVEINNPDLEYYKLVVTATNDGFPENNEMTFGIRGVSPDFLMNEGNVDVQYVYPREDELSGYGEVARVDPEVTDEGGTYGVSLNLRGIGTVVMVLPEAAEDIKVTDFHEITMLTDIVFNPFDDRALGKKNATSYVITVNGTPKFNPFAIPEVRRAIQKLIDRDYVINEIFNSTALPLYGAISSWSKLYEQFLNVYEVAGVMEYNEKEALKEINEALEKASVELAKYNYTLEKINGTWYFNGEPVTIVGIGVSEDERKDIAEYVAELLEEAGFKVELEVVDRRTASAMVYTNVDNATTDFKWAFYTEGWVPSFTTESNLDVRTVQYYTPLWFYPGFTPLYPTNLAVKDGIESLGGYNETIEKLRLYYYNTPEKLMEIENMTLEELGRMLLNDIEDTNQLLDLSKLAMYLGYMDGLRVFLALDYNNDNSTLLGYKVIDYEGKKLLLMHFNGTGGVRFTVSYKIHREQYEEEAIEGVEQVEETIDKVVETAQEVLEKLENITTGTESVEELFETLENISEENPEVIEEIAEQLNMSPEEVHDLIEDTHVEEVEGGTALMMIASEINGNAKIVKNETEVQVTAKKEGVEDVKKATAEIVVDGDHGMVVTVAIKLPLDIQEYEVNVKDADLLRTQLIKKERYSLLLVTLRLHSPAEITVEAYEVKKPPMVLVYSYYYVVGYKILSQDFEKYYNIAQEAGVSSEVLQEAMELKKVAEENYKKAVELGILVNYGNPYAFPYIREAYINLLKAIDILKNALES; encoded by the coding sequence ATGCGAGCAAAGATGCTTGTTTACGCGATTATAATATTGCTTGTGTTGTCAGCAATACCAATAGTTCCAACAACTGCAGAGACTACTTCTCTAAATACGCTAGTAACGTTTGGTGTAAAAAAGCTCAACGTTAATACAAAAGAACCAGAGCCCTGGGTTCCCCCGTTAGACAAAATAGAGCCGGAATTACTCAAGGAGCTCAAGAATGCTAGCACTGGACTAAATTTTGTTCTGGCCAAAGTCGTTTCCACAGATGAAATATCTAAAGAACTCAAGAAGATCGGGTTGGATGTTCTCGGAAAGAGCAAGATAGCTGGAGCATACGTGTACATAGTTAAACTACCAAGGAAGGAGAATACAGAGAAAAAACTCCTCAAAGCCGCTTCACTCAAGCAAGTAATGTTCATAGCTAGAACGAATCCAGTAAAACCAATTGGAACTTATTCTGAGCCTTCAGAGGAAAGCTTAAAGAAGATCCAAGTTCCAAAGTCCAAATATTCCTATAGGGTTGACCAGTGGAAAGAGGAAGTTACAAATAGAGAGATCAAGGGAATGCGCGTAGTCCTTTCTTCAGAGATAGTGCCGGACAAGTTAAAGCCAAAATCAGCATCAGAGCTCAAGATACAAGTGCCCGAAATAACGATGCCTGAACCAAACGATGTGTTCGCGGTTTCCCATCACAAGGCCACGAAAGTGTGGGATCTTGGAATAACTGGTGAAGGAATAAACGTTGCGGTAATAGATAGTGGTGTTGACTTCGGAAATCCTGACTTACAAGATGCTTATGCCGTTGATATTAATCCAAATTCGCCCTACTATGGCTGGCCAATAGCATACGACGGTAACTCAATGCTAGCTTACTTATTGTTCAACCTAACGTTCCCTGAGTATCTATTCTCTTGGTACACGAACGTTTCTGTAAGGTTGACTCCTGTGCCCTTCTATGGGTCAGTAGGCATTGGTTACAAGGGTAACTATACAGTTGTCTTCACAACTATGAGCATGGCTAACATCGTAAGTGCAAAGGACAGAGCAGAAATAATGGTTGAGATATTTAGCTGGATAGGAAATGTCAGTAAGGTTCTTCTCGTGGATGATGATGGTGGAGATGTATTTGAGGTATTTTACGAGGAGGCTCTGAAGGAGCTTGACATGAACTATACAATTATTCACTGCAATGAGACCAAAGTGGAGCTAAGCAACTTAACGGGATATGACGTTGTTCTATGGTTCACTGGAGGTGCATATGACACAATATCTGAGGATGATGTAAAACTCTGGGAAGAGTACCTTAACAATGGCGGAAAGCTTTGGCTTTCAAGTGTTGACTACCTCTATCAGCAGGGATTCAATAACTTCACACTTAATTACCTCCATGTAGTAAACGCGATAGAGGACTTACCAGCACCATCGATAGTTGTCACTTACGAGGGAACAAAATACTGGGTGAGCGAGGTTGGGAATGGTGCCTTCGTGAGCCCAACGGACGTGTACGTTGATTACATAGTCCCAGATGGAAACGCAACTATACTGCTTACGGGATATCTAGCCCTGGCACATGACCTCGCCAGGAACGTAACATACATCGACATAAAGTTACCACTCACAGAGAACTTAACCGTACCAACTAAGAGCGGAGTGGTTAGATTAGGATTACATCCTGACTTAGCTCTATGGTTTGACTGGGCGGGAGGATACGTACTACTTACAGATCCAAACGAAAGCGAAAAGTATGACACCATTTACGTCGATCTATTACCTTCAACCGTTATAGACTTCAACAAAGATACCGGGCATACAAAGGACAACCCAGTCATACAGCTAGACTTCTGGGATGCATTCAAGGGATGGTTTGGATCTGATGGATACGCGGATCTATCTGGAGGACTGTTGTACTTCATAGCCGATGGTAAGACACCAATACCATATTCAAACATAACTGCCGCAAGATGGGGATTCCCACTAAGGATACCGGAGAGTGGGGAGCTGGTTGCCTTCATGATAGGTACCGTCTACACCGCTGGTGGAGACCATGGAACTTTATGTGCAGCCGCAGTTGCGGCAAGAGGAAGAACTTATTATGGAGACGAATACCTTGCAAACACATACGGAACCGCTATTGGAGCTAAGATCATAGCCGAGGGGTCTCTCTATCAGGGTGGTATATGGGAGGACTACCTGTTCTTCGCCGTTGAGGGATACGATGGAGTTCCTGGAACTGGAGATGAAGCGTTGGTAGTTAGTAACAGTTACGGTAACTCTTACGTCATTAACAAGGGATACAGGTACGCCGATAGATTCCTCTACTACCTGACGCACTACTACACTCCATGGGTTACGTTCCTCTTCGCTGCTGGAAACGGTGGGCCAGGATATGGGACCGTGACAAGCAGTGGCGCTTCACCGGGAGTAATAACCGTCGGAGCGGCAGTTGAGTTTGGATACAGAAACTTGTACGGATACGATGAGGGACCATTAGGATTCTCTAAGGCAAACTATGGTGACGTCGCTCCATTCTCAAACAGAGGTCCAAATGCCTTAGGTCAGGTAGATCCAGACGTTCTTGCAGTGGGAATGTTTGCCGCTGGAAGCTTACCAGTTAACTCAATAGGAAACGGTGTGTTTGCGTCAGATCTGTGGTCAGGTACTAGCCTGGCAACTCCAATGGCTGCTGGAATAACGGCATTAGTATACCAGGCCTTCTATGAGGCCCACAGAAGATGGCCAACGTTTGAGGAGGTAAGAACGATACTAATGAACACTGCAGATGATGTAAGTCATGATGTATTTAGCCAAGGTGCTGGATTCCTAAATGCTTACAGGGCAGTGAAGTTGGCCCTTGACGAGGATGGACTCTTCGTGTATCCACCAATGTGGCAGGCAGGCGAGACCCAGTATCCAGCGTTTGCTAATGTAATGTATCCTGGGGAGACCGCTGAGAAGACCTTCATGATAACGAATGTCAACAAGACCTCGGATAAGAACGTAACCATTTCAGCAGAAGTGTTCGAGAAAATCGGTGAATACGTGTTTGAAGTGAACTCAAGCATGCTTGGAGAGATGATAAGGATTGACCAATACATGCCAAATGACACCGAACTACTGAAGGTCACTGTCTACACACCATATGAGTACTTCATAAGTGGTCCAGGCTTCTTATACGCGGAGCTCTTTGCGTGGACAGATGTAAACGGAAACGGCACGGTTGAAGTGCCAGATGAAGTTAACAGGTTACAAGCAGATGTCAGAGCTGGAACATCACTAGCACTCACTCTCGGAGACCCATGGAGCAAGTTCACGGATGGGTTACTCTTTAGGCTGAGGTTCGGTGGTGAAGTTAACTACGTCAAGCTTGAGTTCTATAAGAGAGTTCCATGGTTCTGGGTTGAAGTTCCAAGCAACGTAGTCGTGCCAGCCAACGGAACTACCACAATCACGGCCACACTTACTGTACCTGAAAATGCAAGCCTTGGAATATATGAGGGAGCAATTTACCTTGACTATAATGGAACTAGAACAACAATACCAGTGAGTGTTGTTGTAGCATCAAAAGAACCTAAGTTCACATTTGGAGGTAAAACAAACGCTACAGGCCTCTACGACAACAGTAACATCTACGGCTACTTCGACTGGTGGTGGAGGTATGAGACTGGAGACTGGAGGCTGTTCTACTTCAACGTCTCCGACAACATAAGCACGGAGGACAAGTACATAGTTGTCGATCTCAACTGGACTGGAACCTATCCAACGGATATAAACCTCCACGTTATAGGTCCAGAAGTTGATGACTGGAGCTTAATAGCTCCATCAGTCTTTGGCCCGTACACCCTGGTTGAGTATGCGAGAAGCGATGATGGCTACATTGACGCGGGACAATTTGTATTCAAGACGACAAGTGGCGAGATGAGAGAGGTAATATCATCCAAGATATCAAACGGACTACATGCAATATGGCTCCACAACGTGCTATTTGATGGAAACTCAAGCTATAGAACGTTCTCAGGTAGGGTAAGCATTGTCAAAGTATGGCCAAAGGATATCACGGAAATAACCAACAACCTCACAGGAAAATTCAACGTAGACTTTGAGAGAGAGTATGACTTTGGAACCTTAACAACGCTCACGTATGGTCTAATAGTTCCAACTAGATACATTCACCAGCTTGCTCCACTAAGGGGTGAATCTAAGTACTACATCGTAAACGTCACCAATTCAGGACAACTTGATGTTGTGCTAACGAGTATCTACGATGACTTGGCGGGACTGGATCTTGACCTATACGTATACTACTACGTCAATGGTCAAATGACCCTTATGGGCTCATCTGGAAGTCCAACCGCAGACGAGAGAGTCACGATAAACTTCCCATACCCAGGAACGTACATAATTGAGGTTTACTCATATGACAATCCAGCCCCAGGAGAAACGTACTACGACCTTTACATCTACAACTACGAAGCTAAGAACAACCTCTGGGCTAACACCACGGAATATGAAGAGAACAAGTATAACATAACCCTTAGCTACGATCTTAGAGCCGAAGAAAACAGGGACTACCTAGAGGCTACCATAACTGGATTCCTTGGAAAACTGTTCATAGGGTCACCTGCATCCCCAACCCTAATCCAAGTGCCAATAAAGATAATACCGTCCAATGAGACACTCACCGACATATACGTCTACGCGATGAACATAAGCCCAGAGCTAATAGAGGTAGGAGGCACTGCCAACATATCATTCATTATAATAAACATGGGACAGAGACCGGGGTACACCACAAAGGTAAGCCTTCTGGACGGTAAAGGAAATGTACTAGCCCAGAGTGTTATCCCGGTATTCGAGCCGGGTGCCGTCTATGAGGCATACTTCGTTGTTGAGATAAACAACCCAGATCTAGAATACTATAAGCTCGTTGTCACAGCAACCAACGATGGATTCCCAGAGAACAACGAGATGACGTTTGGAATCAGGGGAGTTTCACCAGACTTCCTAATGAACGAGGGTAACGTTGATGTGCAGTATGTATATCCACGCGAGGATGAGCTCTCAGGCTATGGAGAGGTGGCCAGAGTAGATCCAGAAGTAACTGATGAGGGAGGCACTTATGGAGTAAGCCTAAACTTGAGAGGGATTGGAACGGTAGTAATGGTTCTACCTGAGGCCGCGGAGGATATTAAGGTTACGGACTTCCACGAAATCACAATGCTAACTGACATAGTATTCAACCCATTCGACGACAGGGCACTTGGCAAGAAGAACGCAACGTCGTACGTGATCACCGTTAACGGAACTCCGAAGTTCAACCCATTCGCAATTCCAGAGGTAAGAAGGGCAATCCAGAAGCTAATAGACAGGGACTATGTGATCAACGAGATATTCAACTCAACAGCACTTCCACTGTATGGAGCAATCAGCTCATGGAGCAAGCTCTACGAGCAGTTCTTGAACGTCTATGAGGTTGCAGGAGTCATGGAGTATAACGAGAAAGAGGCCCTCAAAGAAATCAATGAAGCACTCGAGAAGGCTAGTGTAGAGCTGGCCAAGTACAACTATACCCTTGAGAAGATTAATGGAACGTGGTACTTCAACGGAGAACCAGTTACTATAGTCGGAATAGGAGTGAGTGAGGACGAGAGGAAAGATATTGCTGAATACGTCGCCGAGTTACTCGAGGAGGCAGGATTCAAGGTTGAACTCGAAGTAGTCGACAGGAGAACTGCATCCGCAATGGTCTACACGAATGTAGACAACGCGACAACGGACTTCAAGTGGGCCTTCTACACCGAGGGATGGGTACCAAGCTTCACAACCGAGAGCAACCTTGATGTACGCACTGTCCAATACTACACACCACTATGGTTCTATCCAGGATTTACCCCACTCTATCCGACGAACTTAGCTGTGAAAGACGGCATAGAGAGCCTAGGAGGGTACAACGAGACGATAGAGAAGCTAAGATTATACTACTACAACACTCCAGAGAAGCTAATGGAGATAGAGAACATGACATTGGAGGAGCTTGGTAGGATGCTACTGAATGACATAGAGGACACCAACCAGCTCTTAGACTTGAGCAAGCTCGCGATGTACCTAGGATATATGGATGGTTTAAGGGTGTTCCTAGCATTAGATTACAACAATGATAACTCAACACTTCTTGGATACAAGGTCATTGATTATGAGGGCAAGAAGCTACTCCTCATGCACTTCAACGGAACTGGAGGAGTAAGGTTCACAGTAAGCTACAAGATCCACAGGGAGCAATACGAAGAGGAGGCCATTGAAGGAGTAGAGCAGGTTGAAGAAACAATAGACAAGGTTGTCGAAACCGCACAGGAAGTCCTTGAGAAGCTTGAGAACATAACCACAGGAACGGAGAGCGTTGAAGAGCTCTTCGAGACGCTAGAAAATATCTCAGAGGAGAATCCAGAGGTGATAGAAGAGATAGCGGAGCAACTCAACATGAGCCCAGAGGAGGTTCATGACTTAATTGAGGACACCCACGTGGAGGAAGTCGAGGGGGGAACTGCATTAATGATGATAGCTAGCGAAATCAATGGAAATGCAAAGATAGTGAAGAATGAGACTGAGGTACAAGTCACGGCGAAGAAGGAGGGAGTTGAAGACGTTAAGAAGGCTACCGCAGAGATTGTGGTCGATGGAGACCACGGAATGGTAGTTACTGTAGCAATTAAGCTACCGCTAGACATTCAGGAGTACGAGGTCAACGTCAAGGATGCGGACCTTCTCAGAACGCAACTAATCAAGAAGGAGAGGTACTCACTACTCCTCGTCACATTGAGGCTGCACTCACCAGCGGAGATAACGGTCGAGGCATATGAAGTTAAGAAGCCACCAATGGTCCTAGTCTACAGCTATTACTACGTTGTCGGCTACAAGATATTAAGCCAAGACTTCGAGAAGTACTACAATATTGCACAAGAAGCAGGTGTTAGCTCGGAGGTTCTACAGGAAGCTATGGAGCTCAAGAAGGTTGCAGAGGAGAACTACAAGAAGGCGGTAGAGCTAGGAATACTAGTTAACTATGGTAATCCATATGCATTCCCATACATCAGGGAGGCATACATCAACCTACTGAAGGCCATTGACATACTAAAGAACGCCCTTGAATCTTGA
- a CDS encoding CDP-2,3-bis-(O-geranylgeranyl)-sn-glycerol synthase encodes MNPVFEAFWYILPAYFANSSPVVLGGGTPMDFGKKWRDGRRILGDGKTWRGFFGGLTVGTLIGVLQYYLMPEYYGSLGLALKLAFLLALGALVGDLIGSFIKRRLNLPRGYPAVGLDQWGFLISALCFAYPVKTIPTGEVLFLLIVTPLIHWGTNIFAYKMGWKNVPW; translated from the coding sequence ATGAATCCAGTGTTTGAAGCTTTTTGGTACATTCTTCCCGCTTACTTCGCCAATTCTTCCCCTGTCGTCTTGGGTGGAGGAACTCCAATGGACTTTGGCAAGAAGTGGAGAGACGGCAGGAGGATCCTGGGAGATGGAAAAACTTGGAGGGGATTTTTTGGCGGTTTAACGGTAGGAACACTTATCGGTGTTCTCCAGTATTATTTAATGCCGGAATATTACGGCTCCCTAGGACTGGCGCTCAAGTTAGCCTTTCTCCTAGCCTTGGGAGCTCTTGTTGGCGATTTAATTGGTAGTTTCATTAAGAGAAGGTTAAATTTACCCAGGGGATATCCAGCGGTTGGTCTTGATCAGTGGGGCTTTTTAATCTCAGCTTTATGCTTCGCCTATCCTGTAAAAACAATTCCTACTGGAGAAGTCCTCTTTTTGTTAATAGTTACGCCATTAATACACTGGGGCACAAATATCTTCGCCTATAAAATGGGATGGAAGAATGTACCTTGGTAA
- the cas6 gene encoding CRISPR-associated endoribonuclease Cas6, which produces MRIEIKLLPLKDNAILPFNYNYEVYTQIVEKVSSIEPGLTKMLSSPHGYWTFSRIIVRKRRVLPEKGIEILSDDVSLYVSSYNEEIIRAIAEAVEKSPEFKIGDVTFLVGDIKAIRVKDIGRENVFSTLSPIVVRTVKFENGKLRHWDLYPHDDLFMDRLRKVMFLRYNEIMGHLPEDKEFKIEVLKFKPTRLMVGDSYIRGSLMVFRYIGSEEIARFGYENGFGEKTRFGFGMVKLID; this is translated from the coding sequence ATGAGAATAGAGATAAAACTACTTCCCCTTAAGGATAATGCTATACTGCCTTTTAATTACAATTATGAAGTGTACACACAAATAGTAGAAAAAGTTAGTTCAATAGAGCCAGGTTTGACGAAGATGCTGTCTTCTCCGCATGGATATTGGACATTCTCAAGGATAATTGTTAGAAAGAGGCGGGTATTGCCTGAAAAGGGGATTGAGATATTATCGGATGATGTCTCTCTGTATGTATCATCTTATAATGAGGAAATAATTAGGGCAATTGCAGAAGCCGTTGAAAAAAGTCCTGAGTTCAAAATAGGAGATGTAACGTTTCTTGTCGGGGATATAAAGGCAATAAGGGTTAAGGATATAGGGAGGGAGAATGTGTTCTCAACGTTGAGTCCAATAGTTGTGAGGACGGTAAAGTTTGAGAACGGAAAGCTTAGGCATTGGGATCTTTACCCTCATGATGATCTTTTTATGGATAGGCTCAGGAAGGTAATGTTCCTAAGGTATAATGAGATTATGGGTCACCTTCCAGAAGATAAAGAGTTCAAGATAGAGGTGCTGAAGTTCAAACCTACAAGGTTGATGGTTGGTGATTCCTACATCAGGGGGTCGCTCATGGTGTTCAGGTACATTGGTTCAGAAGAGATAGCAAGATTTGGCTACGAAAATGGGTTTGGTGAAAAGACAAGGTTTGGCTTTGGCATGGTCAAGCTAATAGACTAA
- a CDS encoding Era-like GTP-binding protein: MIKVAIIGAENVGKSTLMNALLGGKVSEVSEVPGTTKGTIRRYFGKVKLPKTTKNPFGGADELVLIDTAGLFDPEKEVRGKVLSEEKFKELIKEIVNADVIIHMIDATKGLHRGMEKLHYMLKFRYEKPIIVVINKIDLVPREKVEELAKIVEKRLEQRPILLSLVTYEGFDKVLEALTYYSQYASR; this comes from the coding sequence ATGATAAAGGTTGCGATCATAGGGGCTGAGAATGTTGGTAAATCTACTCTTATGAATGCCCTATTAGGGGGTAAAGTTTCAGAGGTCTCAGAAGTCCCAGGAACAACCAAGGGAACTATAAGAAGATACTTTGGAAAAGTTAAGTTGCCAAAGACTACGAAAAATCCTTTTGGAGGAGCTGATGAATTAGTGCTTATAGATACAGCAGGTCTTTTCGATCCAGAGAAGGAAGTTAGAGGAAAGGTACTCAGCGAGGAGAAGTTTAAGGAACTGATAAAAGAGATTGTGAATGCTGACGTTATAATTCACATGATAGATGCCACAAAGGGGCTTCATAGGGGAATGGAAAAGCTTCACTACATGCTCAAGTTTAGGTATGAAAAACCAATAATAGTTGTAATAAACAAGATAGATCTGGTTCCCAGGGAAAAAGTTGAAGAACTGGCAAAAATCGTGGAGAAAAGACTTGAGCAGAGGCCAATCCTGCTATCGCTTGTAACTTATGAGGGATTCGATAAAGTGTTGGAAGCTTTAACATATTACTCTCAATATGCCTCCCGCTAG
- a CDS encoding HD domain-containing protein: protein MLERIMVVTRLKMLPRMGWLLKGIPNPESIADHSYMVAFITLLLAENLKSRGVKVNTEKALKLAIVHDIAEAVITDLPLPAQLYLNKEEAERLAFKEEFPEFMDLFEEYRRGNSIEAQLVKLADRIDMVIQAYIYGLSGSRNLGEFWKSLDEIEKLDISKYFSGLIKEIRRLKRD from the coding sequence ATGTTGGAGAGAATAATGGTAGTTACAAGGCTCAAAATGCTACCAAGAATGGGGTGGCTATTGAAGGGCATTCCAAATCCCGAGAGCATTGCCGATCACTCCTATATGGTCGCCTTCATAACTCTATTACTTGCTGAGAACTTAAAGAGTAGGGGAGTCAAGGTAAATACAGAGAAAGCCCTCAAATTAGCGATAGTTCATGATATTGCCGAGGCTGTAATAACTGATCTTCCCCTTCCTGCACAACTGTACCTAAACAAAGAGGAAGCCGAGCGTTTAGCATTTAAAGAGGAATTTCCCGAGTTTATGGATCTATTCGAGGAATATCGAAGAGGGAACTCAATAGAAGCCCAGCTTGTAAAACTCGCCGATAGGATTGATATGGTAATTCAGGCTTATATCTATGGACTCTCAGGAAGTAGGAATTTAGGAGAATTCTGGAAATCCCTAGATGAAATTGAGAAATTAGATATCTCAAAGTACTTTTCAGGACTAATAAAGGAAATCAGGAGGCTTAAGCGTGATTGA
- a CDS encoding MraY family glycosyltransferase — translation MIEAISLILSLILTHYIAKAMMKAGIAGRDVHKPYEVFVPEMGGLAIVFSILLVGLLTRSPGFILIVFALVSMVGILDDLSNLPQSHKVILSALATFPIMLWVKREYVSLGEVKLYLGLITPIVFWLYTIASANLVNMLAGFNGLEVGTSAIIFFFLYLMSGSKLSLIAFLASLGFLWWNKYPAKVFPGDTGTLSLGALMALIAIENHLELPLAVMLIPHAIDFMLKIRVKFKGKQIGRTKVREDGTLTPPPYLSFLGLIMRVKKVKEWELVLYVWGIEIILGIIGLSLLA, via the coding sequence GTGATTGAAGCAATATCATTAATCCTTTCCCTAATACTCACGCATTATATAGCTAAAGCTATGATGAAAGCAGGCATTGCGGGTAGGGATGTTCATAAGCCGTATGAAGTTTTCGTTCCTGAGATGGGCGGACTTGCCATAGTATTCTCAATTCTCCTTGTAGGGCTTCTCACAAGAAGCCCAGGATTTATATTGATAGTGTTTGCACTTGTCAGCATGGTTGGTATCCTGGATGACTTGAGTAACCTACCCCAGTCACATAAAGTTATCCTATCCGCCTTGGCAACTTTTCCGATAATGCTCTGGGTTAAGAGGGAATACGTATCCCTAGGCGAAGTTAAGCTTTACCTTGGCCTAATAACTCCAATAGTGTTCTGGCTTTATACAATAGCCTCCGCTAACTTAGTTAACATGTTAGCCGGATTTAATGGGCTTGAAGTTGGTACTTCAGCTATAATATTCTTCTTCCTTTACTTAATGTCAGGGAGCAAACTTTCTTTGATAGCATTCTTAGCATCTCTTGGTTTTTTATGGTGGAACAAATATCCTGCAAAGGTTTTTCCAGGAGATACTGGAACGTTGTCGCTTGGAGCTCTAATGGCTCTCATCGCTATTGAAAACCATTTAGAGCTCCCCCTAGCTGTAATGCTGATTCCTCACGCGATTGACTTTATGCTTAAAATAAGGGTGAAGTTTAAAGGAAAGCAAATTGGAAGGACAAAAGTTAGGGAGGACGGAACACTAACTCCCCCTCCCTATCTTTCATTTTTAGGCCTGATAATGAGAGTAAAGAAGGTAAAAGAGTGGGAACTCGTCCTCTACGTTTGGGGAATTGAAATAATCCTAGGGATTATTGGCCTTAGTCTATTAGCTTGA
- a CDS encoding GTP-binding protein: MVKRVKLGHHYYYIVTPEELKNGKYKGKNIVIEGEIENKPVIEFLPMELPSYRTIFTLAGLKIEFSGTPYVKIGERIKVYGVFVGDGIIARAIETEGAIYLTEE; this comes from the coding sequence ATGGTCAAGAGAGTAAAGCTCGGTCATCATTACTATTACATAGTCACCCCCGAAGAGCTCAAGAATGGAAAGTACAAAGGGAAAAATATCGTTATAGAGGGCGAAATTGAAAATAAACCAGTAATAGAGTTTTTACCCATGGAATTGCCTAGCTACAGGACAATATTTACATTGGCAGGCCTGAAAATAGAGTTCTCAGGAACACCCTACGTTAAGATTGGGGAAAGGATAAAAGTTTATGGAGTGTTCGTAGGAGACGGGATAATAGCGAGGGCCATCGAAACTGAAGGTGCAATATACCTCACAGAGGAGTGA